GAGGGACCACAACGAACCACGAGGGACCACGGTGGGCCGCGGCGAACCACGGGAAGCTCTATGACCGGCGCCACCGCCCGCAACCCCCGGACGCGCCTGCCGGTCAGTGCCCCGAACCGGCTCGGCGCCAGCCGCGACGTGATGGACTTGGCTACGTGGACCAGATCTTCTCCGTTGACGAGGCCCGTGCCCTGATGCCCGAAATCCACGAACGCGCCGCCGAATTCGTGGCGCGTCGGGCTGATCTCACGGAGCTCAGCGCGGCCCTCTCCGAAGGCGCGTCATCGCCGAAGGGCGGCCTCGCCGAGATGAAGGCCCTGCAGGCCTGGCTGTCCGAAGCGCTGGCCTGGTTTCCAGCCCACGGCATCCAGGTCAAGGGGGCCGCTCCGCTCCTGATCGACTTCCCTTCTGTCCTCGACGGCGAGAGCGTGCTCCTCTGCTGGATCGAGGGCGAGCCCGAGCTCGCCTGGTACCACCGGGCCGACCTCGGTTTCGCGGCCCGGCGCCGCCTCCCGGACTAGGCCCCAGGGTCCGCCTGGCGACCCACCGAGGATCTCGCACCGCTACACAACGCCATCAGTTCCTACCGATAGACACAGACGGCGCCTGACAATCCGCAAGAAGTGCGGATCTCGGTTGTCGCAGCAGCCAGAATCCTCACTTCTGACACGAAAAACTGACGTGAGCTGCGGGTCGGGGCTTGATCGGCTGGTTGTGGCGGGTTGGGTGGGCTGGGTCC
This region of Parafrankia irregularis genomic DNA includes:
- a CDS encoding DUF2203 domain-containing protein, whose translation is MDQIFSVDEARALMPEIHERAAEFVARRADLTELSAALSEGASSPKGGLAEMKALQAWLSEALAWFPAHGIQVKGAAPLLIDFPSVLDGESVLLCWIEGEPELAWYHRADLGFAARRRLPD